The Fortiea contorta PCC 7126 genome has a segment encoding these proteins:
- a CDS encoding M23 family metallopeptidase, which produces MSEIFGHPVENFQAYTSAFGYRRSATGGDGWEFHAGLDIAAPQGSYIRSWWGGTVIKVGDRNACGTHLVIKSGEWEHTYCHMEGSVGIASGRRYFIDRAGGIQIWEGQQVPTGARIGRVGMTGRTTGPHLHWGLKYANNYVDPAMVLKEMFSQQQIARKGGSGANIQQSQVIIQESKFIRDSGY; this is translated from the coding sequence ATGAGTGAAATTTTTGGTCATCCTGTAGAAAACTTTCAAGCTTACACATCTGCATTCGGCTATCGTCGTTCTGCGACTGGGGGTGATGGTTGGGAATTTCACGCAGGTTTGGACATCGCCGCTCCACAAGGTAGTTATATTCGTAGTTGGTGGGGAGGTACCGTCATTAAAGTTGGCGATCGCAACGCCTGCGGCACCCATTTAGTGATTAAATCAGGAGAATGGGAGCACACTTATTGCCATATGGAAGGTAGCGTCGGTATCGCCTCTGGTCGTCGTTATTTCATCGACCGCGCCGGCGGAATTCAAATCTGGGAAGGTCAGCAAGTCCCCACCGGTGCCAGAATTGGGAGAGTAGGAATGACTGGACGCACCACCGGGCCCCATCTCCACTGGGGACTAAAATACGCTAACAACTATGTAGACCCCGCAATGGTGCTCAAGGAAATGTTTTCTCAACAACAAATCGCTAGAAAAGGTGGTTCAGGCGCTAACATTCAACAATCACAAGTCATCATTCAAGAATCAAAATTTATTAGAGATTCTGGTTATTAA
- the xseB gene encoding exodeoxyribonuclease VII small subunit translates to MAKRNSASNSESWSYEAKVAEIEGIITRIEAGELELADVFEQFATAIESLRQCENFLQQRQQQVDLLIETLSDN, encoded by the coding sequence ATGGCTAAACGTAATAGTGCTTCTAATTCTGAAAGTTGGAGTTATGAAGCGAAAGTGGCAGAAATTGAAGGTATTATCACTCGCATTGAAGCGGGAGAGTTGGAACTAGCAGATGTTTTTGAGCAATTTGCTACCGCTATCGAGTCTTTGCGTCAATGTGAAAATTTTTTGCAACAACGACAGCAGCAAGTAGATTTATTGATTGAAACTTTAAGTGATAACTAA
- the xseA gene encoding exodeoxyribonuclease VII large subunit translates to MTNDNLHELPLIAPAYLSVAGLTDYIRLLLEQDQQLRQVWVTGEVSSANHHRSGLFFTLQDPDGTAGIKCVAWNSQLAKLAQIPVPGEQLIILGSIRLYPQRGEYQLTVWQSLPAGAGLQALRYQQLRNRLLAEGLFNPARKRGLPTHPQTIAVVTSPTAAAWGDIQKTLKQRYPGLRVLFSPATVQGEQAPESIVRAIARVEQDGRAQVLILARGGGAVEELACFNDERVVRAVAICSIPVITGIGHQRDESLVDLVADVCVHTPTAAAEIVIPALSDLYLQHRRRVSALHVATVNTLKVAQNRLQQLKNRWRRLRLDRQVEQEVDRITWKRQQLLQVTMGRSERAKQHLELLQHKLTSLDPQAVLQRGYALVRRKNGAIARSPDDLAVGDELLIQLGQGEVKVEIREIKVDG, encoded by the coding sequence ATGACAAATGACAACCTACACGAATTACCTTTAATTGCACCAGCTTACTTATCTGTAGCGGGGTTGACTGATTATATCCGCTTGCTGTTAGAACAAGACCAGCAACTGCGACAAGTTTGGGTAACTGGAGAGGTTTCTAGTGCTAATCATCATCGTAGTGGGTTGTTTTTTACACTCCAAGACCCTGACGGGACAGCGGGAATTAAGTGTGTGGCGTGGAATAGTCAATTGGCTAAACTCGCACAGATACCAGTTCCTGGTGAACAATTAATTATTTTGGGTAGTATCCGCTTGTATCCACAGCGGGGAGAATACCAGTTGACGGTGTGGCAGAGTTTGCCGGCTGGTGCGGGGTTACAGGCGTTGCGCTATCAACAATTACGTAATCGCTTGCTGGCTGAGGGCTTGTTTAATCCTGCGAGAAAGCGAGGGCTTCCCACCCATCCCCAAACTATCGCTGTTGTCACCTCACCCACCGCCGCAGCTTGGGGCGATATCCAAAAAACACTGAAACAAAGGTATCCTGGGTTAAGAGTTTTGTTCTCTCCGGCAACCGTCCAGGGTGAACAAGCACCAGAATCGATAGTTAGAGCGATCGCTAGAGTAGAGCAAGACGGTCGCGCTCAGGTACTAATTTTAGCACGGGGTGGTGGTGCGGTGGAAGAATTAGCGTGTTTTAATGATGAACGGGTAGTGCGGGCGGTAGCTATTTGTTCCATCCCCGTAATTACTGGTATTGGTCATCAACGAGATGAATCTTTGGTAGACTTAGTTGCAGACGTGTGCGTGCATACACCAACAGCAGCAGCAGAAATAGTTATACCTGCGTTGTCTGATTTATATCTCCAACACCGCCGGCGTGTGAGTGCTTTACACGTAGCGACGGTGAATACTCTTAAAGTTGCACAAAATCGACTCCAGCAATTAAAGAACCGCTGGCGACGTTTGCGGTTAGATAGACAAGTCGAGCAAGAAGTAGATAGAATCACTTGGAAACGTCAGCAATTGTTGCAAGTGACGATGGGGCGATCAGAGCGAGCAAAGCAGCATTTAGAATTATTACAGCACAAGTTAACGAGTCTCGATCCGCAAGCTGTCTTACAGCGTGGGTACGCATTGGTACGGCGAAAAAATGGGGCGATAGCCCGTTCTCCAGATGACTTAGCTGTAGGAGACGAATTGTTAATTCAGTTGGGGCAGGGAGAAGTTAAAGTCGAAATTAGGGAAATTAAGGTTGATGGCTAA
- a CDS encoding M48 family metallopeptidase has translation MSFLKTPLLGLKADSFRHPLDLEATKALQQIPGLDMVVRNWLGPVAEQVFYVENIAASVLVGKNQLPELHNLLLAACTTLDIEPPQLYVRQHPAPNAYTFAMRGKQPFIVVHTSLIDILTPEEIQAVIAHELGHLKCDHSVYLTPVNVLILAAAALPNVGAFVAQAIQAQLLEWVRCAEFTCDRAALLATQNPKVVMSVLMKLAGGSPKLAPQLNLDAFVAQARAYDDISKTELGEMVKAARTAQLTHPVPVLRAREIDRWASSQEYQLLLQSPTHKSTEQALPQGGWRNW, from the coding sequence ATGTCTTTCCTCAAAACCCCACTCCTTGGTTTAAAAGCTGACTCGTTTCGTCATCCCCTAGACTTAGAAGCCACAAAAGCTCTCCAGCAAATACCCGGTTTAGATATGGTGGTGCGAAATTGGTTAGGGCCAGTGGCAGAACAGGTTTTTTATGTAGAAAATATTGCTGCTAGCGTGCTGGTAGGTAAAAATCAACTGCCTGAACTACACAATTTGTTGTTGGCAGCTTGCACAACTTTAGATATCGAGCCGCCTCAATTATACGTCCGGCAACATCCGGCTCCCAATGCTTACACCTTTGCTATGCGCGGTAAGCAGCCGTTTATTGTTGTTCATACCTCTTTAATTGATATCCTGACACCAGAAGAAATTCAAGCTGTCATTGCTCATGAGTTAGGTCATCTCAAATGTGACCACAGCGTCTACTTAACTCCTGTCAATGTCCTGATCCTCGCCGCCGCTGCTTTACCGAATGTGGGGGCGTTCGTGGCTCAAGCTATCCAAGCACAACTTTTAGAATGGGTGCGCTGTGCTGAGTTTACCTGCGATCGCGCCGCTTTGCTAGCCACCCAAAACCCCAAAGTTGTTATGTCAGTTTTAATGAAACTTGCAGGCGGCTCTCCCAAACTAGCACCACAACTGAATCTTGACGCCTTTGTTGCCCAAGCCCGCGCCTATGATGACATCAGCAAGACTGAATTAGGCGAAATGGTCAAAGCCGCTCGTACAGCCCAATTAACCCACCCAGTCCCCGTATTGCGAGCTAGAGAAATTGACCGCTGGGCCAGCAGCCAAGAATATCAACTGCTCTTGCAATCCCCCACACACAAAAGCACTGAACAAGCCTTACCCCAAGGCGGCTGGCGCAATTGGTAA
- the murA gene encoding UDP-N-acetylglucosamine 1-carboxyvinyltransferase — MNPSSSLPDAKTSPEADSSVLQIWGGHPLQGHVNISGAKNSALVIMAGALLCSGDCRIRNVPLLADVERMAQVLLALGVRLTRQSDILDINASEITTSKAPYELVTQLRASFFAIGAILARLGVAQMPLPGGCAIGARPVDLHVRGLQAMGAEVQIEHGICNAYVPGSSNRLKGAKIYLDTPSVGATETLMMAATLADGETMIENAAREPEVVDLANFCNAMGAKIQGAGTSTITVVGVPKLHSVEYSIIPDRIETGTFLVAGAITRSELTLSPVCPDHLIPVIAKLRDIGVPIIEEGPDCLRVRKSATLRATDIETLPHPGFPTDMQAPFMALLTLAEGDSLINESVFENRLRHASELNRLGADIRVKGNTAFVRGVPMLSGAPVLGTDLRASAALVIAGLAAEGQTTIQGLNHLDRGYDRLDLKLQQLGARISRLGGVSADAQVTNSIHPSTSVTT, encoded by the coding sequence ATTAATCCTTCTAGCAGCTTACCAGATGCAAAAACTTCACCAGAGGCAGACTCCTCAGTCTTGCAAATCTGGGGTGGGCATCCTTTGCAAGGGCATGTCAATATTAGCGGGGCTAAAAATTCAGCACTGGTGATTATGGCTGGAGCCTTGTTATGTTCTGGAGACTGTCGCATCCGGAACGTTCCCTTACTCGCGGATGTAGAGCGCATGGCTCAGGTGTTATTAGCTTTGGGTGTGCGTCTCACACGACAAAGCGACATTTTAGACATTAATGCCAGTGAAATTACCACATCTAAAGCTCCCTATGAACTAGTGACGCAACTGCGGGCGAGCTTTTTCGCTATTGGCGCAATTTTGGCGCGGCTAGGAGTCGCACAGATGCCATTACCGGGGGGTTGTGCCATCGGGGCTAGACCAGTTGATTTGCACGTCCGGGGACTGCAAGCAATGGGAGCCGAAGTGCAAATTGAACACGGCATTTGTAACGCCTATGTTCCCGGAAGCAGTAACCGATTAAAAGGAGCCAAAATCTACCTAGATACCCCTAGTGTGGGTGCAACGGAAACGTTGATGATGGCGGCTACCTTAGCCGATGGCGAAACCATGATCGAAAACGCTGCTAGGGAACCAGAAGTAGTTGACTTGGCGAATTTCTGCAATGCGATGGGTGCAAAGATTCAGGGTGCAGGTACTAGTACAATTACAGTTGTTGGTGTTCCTAAATTACATTCAGTCGAATACAGTATCATTCCTGATCGCATTGAAACAGGTACATTTTTGGTAGCAGGAGCCATTACCCGCTCAGAACTTACCCTATCCCCAGTGTGCCCAGACCATTTAATCCCCGTGATTGCCAAACTGCGAGATATCGGTGTCCCAATTATTGAGGAAGGGCCAGACTGCTTACGTGTCCGCAAATCTGCCACCCTTAGAGCCACAGATATTGAAACCTTGCCCCATCCAGGATTTCCCACGGATATGCAAGCACCGTTTATGGCTTTGTTGACCTTGGCAGAAGGAGATAGTTTGATTAACGAGTCTGTGTTTGAAAATCGCTTACGTCACGCCTCTGAATTAAATCGTTTGGGGGCGGATATTCGTGTCAAAGGAAACACTGCCTTTGTCCGTGGTGTACCGATGTTATCGGGTGCACCGGTTTTAGGCACAGACTTACGAGCGTCGGCGGCTTTAGTCATCGCTGGGCTAGCAGCCGAAGGACAAACTACCATTCAGGGACTAAATCATCTTGATCGCGGTTACGATCGCCTTGATCTGAAGTTACAACAATTGGGCGCCAGAATCTCTCGCCTCGGCGGAGTTTCGGCAGATGCACAAGTTACCAACTCCATTCATCCCTCAACATCAGTAACGACTTAG
- a CDS encoding TrmH family RNA methyltransferase, producing the protein MLTSLQNPLVKQIRKLHSTKERQKQEMFLLEGTHLLEEACAVNHPLTALCCTPQWQAAHPLLWQEASSRSDRTEIVSPEILAAIATTIQPDGVVATLKRDYIQTPVPTAGLVLALETVQDPGNLGTIIRSAAAAGATGLWVSGDSVDLDNPKVLRASAGQWFRLAMAVSTDLKATVQQSQQQGMQVIATLPSATLTYWQVDWRKPSLILLGNEGAGLSPALAAMADTQVQIPLSPGVESLNVAIAASLMLYEARRQMTYQ; encoded by the coding sequence ATGTTGACTAGTTTACAAAACCCTTTAGTAAAGCAAATTCGTAAGCTGCATTCTACCAAGGAGCGGCAGAAGCAGGAAATGTTTTTATTGGAAGGGACGCATTTGTTAGAAGAAGCTTGTGCGGTGAACCATCCATTAACAGCGTTGTGCTGCACCCCGCAATGGCAAGCAGCGCATCCCTTATTATGGCAAGAAGCTAGTAGCCGCAGCGATCGCACAGAAATCGTCAGCCCAGAAATTTTAGCAGCGATCGCGACTACAATACAACCAGACGGGGTAGTGGCAACACTAAAGCGGGACTATATACAAACGCCAGTACCTACAGCAGGTTTAGTCCTAGCCTTAGAAACTGTCCAAGACCCTGGTAATTTGGGGACAATCATTCGCAGCGCAGCGGCGGCTGGGGCAACTGGTTTATGGGTGAGTGGAGATAGTGTAGATTTAGATAATCCTAAAGTCCTGCGTGCATCTGCTGGGCAGTGGTTTCGTTTAGCAATGGCGGTGAGTACAGATTTAAAAGCTACAGTCCAACAAAGTCAGCAACAGGGAATGCAGGTAATCGCTACTTTGCCCAGCGCCACCTTAACTTATTGGCAAGTGGACTGGCGAAAACCTAGTTTAATTTTATTAGGAAATGAGGGTGCTGGTTTATCACCTGCTTTAGCGGCAATGGCAGACACACAAGTGCAAATTCCCCTGAGTCCGGGGGTAGAGTCATTGAATGTGGCGATCGCTGCATCTTTGATGTTATACGAAGCCAGAAGACAAATGACTTATCAGTAA
- a CDS encoding Uma2 family endonuclease: MTQLKTELTLEEFLALPEGDITYEFVNGEAVPKYKNDEMSPKFFHGSTTGALFILLSAWAQTQGRVVIEWAIKLTRNQQDWIPVPDLTYVSYHRLSADWLLDEACPVAPELVIEIISPGQTFGEIAEKATDYLNAGVSRVWVVDTKARTVTVFAPSSLPITYRLHQPITDDLLPKLEITPHAIFQRAGLNP, from the coding sequence ATGACTCAGCTCAAAACCGAACTTACCCTAGAAGAATTTCTCGCACTTCCTGAAGGTGATATTACATACGAGTTTGTCAACGGTGAAGCTGTACCCAAATATAAAAATGATGAAATGTCACCAAAATTTTTTCATGGCTCAACTACTGGCGCTTTATTTATACTATTGTCTGCATGGGCACAAACACAAGGTCGGGTTGTGATTGAATGGGCAATCAAACTCACACGAAATCAACAAGATTGGATACCTGTACCAGATTTAACTTATGTTTCATATCATCGTCTTTCTGCTGATTGGCTATTAGATGAAGCTTGTCCTGTTGCACCGGAATTAGTAATTGAAATTATCTCACCTGGTCAAACTTTTGGTGAAATTGCCGAAAAAGCTACTGATTATCTCAACGCTGGTGTTTCTCGTGTTTGGGTAGTTGATACGAAAGCTAGAACTGTAACTGTATTTGCGCCATCTTCTTTGCCAATTACCTATCGATTGCATCAACCAATTACTGATGATTTACTACCAAAATTGGAAATTACCCCTCACGCAATCTTTCAACGGGCTGGGTTAAATCCCTAA
- the gatA gene encoding Asp-tRNA(Asn)/Glu-tRNA(Gln) amidotransferase subunit GatA: MASIRELHEQLIKKERSAVEITQEALDRIQALEPKLHSFLHVTAQRALAQAQAVDAKIAAGEEIGLLAGIPIGIKDNICTKGIPTTCASRILENFVPPYESTVTQKLLDAEAVIVGKTNLDEFAMGGSTENSAYQITNNPWDLSTVPGGSSGGSAAAVAAQECVVSLGSDTGGSIRQPASFCGVVGMKPTYGLVSRYGLVAFASSLDQIGPFGRSVEDTAILLSAIAGYDPQDSTSLKVEIPNYAASLKPDLKARRKLRIGIIKETFGEGLDTAVEQAVTKAIDQLQSLGAEIHIISCPNFRYGVPSYYIIAPSEASANLARYDGVKYGMRAADADNLLSMYTRTRSEGFGAEVKRRIMIGTYALSAGYYDAYYLKAQKVRTLIKQDFEKAFDLVDVLVCPTVPSTAFPVGAKNTDPLSMYLLDLMTIPANLAGLPGLSLPCGFDDKGLPIGLQLISQVLREDQLFQVAYAYEQSTTWHQHQPQL, from the coding sequence ATGGCATCCATCCGCGAACTGCATGAACAGCTAATTAAAAAAGAACGTTCTGCCGTTGAAATTACCCAAGAAGCTTTAGACCGCATTCAAGCCCTAGAGCCGAAATTGCATAGTTTTTTACATGTGACGGCACAACGGGCGTTAGCACAGGCGCAGGCTGTGGATGCTAAAATCGCGGCAGGAGAAGAAATAGGGCTGTTAGCGGGGATTCCCATTGGAATTAAGGACAATATTTGCACGAAGGGGATACCCACAACTTGCGCCTCCCGGATTTTAGAAAATTTTGTACCGCCCTACGAATCGACAGTAACGCAAAAACTGCTGGATGCGGAAGCAGTAATTGTCGGTAAAACTAACTTAGATGAGTTTGCGATGGGTGGTTCCACGGAAAACTCTGCTTACCAAATTACAAATAACCCATGGGATTTATCAACGGTTCCGGGCGGTTCTTCTGGCGGTTCAGCAGCAGCAGTAGCAGCCCAAGAATGTGTAGTTTCTCTTGGTTCTGATACTGGTGGTTCGATTCGCCAACCAGCATCTTTTTGTGGTGTAGTGGGAATGAAGCCGACTTACGGTTTGGTTTCTCGTTATGGGTTGGTAGCTTTTGCTTCCTCCTTAGATCAAATCGGCCCCTTTGGACGCTCTGTAGAAGATACAGCAATTTTGTTAAGTGCGATCGCAGGTTATGACCCTCAAGACTCAACCAGCTTGAAAGTAGAAATCCCCAACTACGCTGCTAGTTTAAAACCAGACCTCAAAGCTAGAAGAAAGTTGAGAATTGGCATCATTAAAGAAACCTTTGGCGAAGGTTTAGACACAGCTGTAGAACAAGCGGTGACTAAAGCCATCGACCAACTACAGAGTTTAGGAGCGGAAATTCACATCATTTCCTGTCCCAATTTCCGTTACGGCGTACCCAGCTATTACATCATCGCACCATCGGAAGCTTCAGCCAACCTCGCTCGATACGATGGTGTGAAATACGGTATGCGTGCTGCGGATGCAGACAATCTGTTATCAATGTACACTCGCACCCGCTCTGAAGGTTTTGGTGCAGAGGTCAAGCGCCGGATAATGATTGGTACCTATGCTTTGTCAGCTGGCTATTATGACGCCTATTATCTCAAAGCCCAAAAAGTCCGCACTTTAATTAAACAAGACTTTGAAAAAGCTTTTGATTTAGTTGATGTGTTAGTTTGTCCGACTGTACCGTCAACAGCTTTCCCCGTGGGAGCAAAGAATACTGACCCGTTAAGTATGTATTTGCTGGATTTGATGACAATTCCCGCCAATCTCGCTGGTTTACCTGGTTTGAGCTTACCCTGTGGTTTTGATGACAAAGGGCTACCCATTGGTTTACAGCTAATTAGCCAAGTGCTGCGAGAAGACCAACTATTTCAAGTAGCTTATGCTTATGAGCAATCAACTACTTGGCATCAACATCAACCACAACTGTAA
- a CDS encoding trans-splicing intein-formed DNA polymerase III subunit alpha C-terminal partner DnaE-C has product MVKIITRKYIGKENVYDIGVEQDHNFAIKNGLIAANCFNKSHSTAYGYVTYQTAYLKANYPLEYMAALLTANSGDTEKVQRYINNCTNMGIQIDSPDINRSGLDFTPVAGKILFGFSAVRNVGQNAIACILEARVEGGVFKSLGDFCDRVDLRAVNRRTLESLISCGAFDKIESNRQQLMQDLPLVYDWAQSRAKDRASGQGSIFDLLGGGFSTPSKTTSNAFETAPKAPPISDFPPQEKLRLEKELLGFYVSDHPLKSLRQIASLLTPINLSQLGEQREDTKLCAVVMLNNVKKVVTKKGDSMAILQIEDLTTQLEAVVFPKNYERISSLLKVDARLIIWGKVDRRDDKNQFIVEEAEPVETIQIVMVELNPQQVANIDELHRLKTILQEQSGDKEKAKMPVVGIVQTDNSRKLVRLGWQFCVQDSRITVQALQNARFIAYLKPLTSS; this is encoded by the coding sequence ATGGTAAAAATTATTACGCGCAAGTACATAGGCAAAGAAAATGTTTATGACATTGGGGTTGAGCAGGATCATAATTTTGCGATTAAAAATGGTTTGATAGCTGCTAATTGTTTTAATAAGTCTCATTCAACTGCTTATGGGTATGTGACTTATCAAACTGCATATTTAAAAGCTAATTATCCCTTAGAATATATGGCGGCGCTGTTGACCGCTAACAGTGGCGACACAGAGAAAGTGCAGAGATACATTAACAACTGCACAAATATGGGAATTCAAATAGATTCACCGGATATTAACCGCTCTGGGCTGGATTTTACACCAGTGGCAGGTAAAATTTTATTTGGATTTTCTGCGGTTCGGAATGTGGGACAAAATGCGATCGCTTGTATTTTAGAAGCGAGAGTGGAGGGTGGGGTATTTAAATCATTGGGTGATTTTTGCGATCGCGTTGATTTACGTGCTGTTAACCGTCGGACTTTGGAGTCGCTAATTTCTTGCGGAGCTTTCGATAAAATTGAATCTAATCGTCAGCAATTAATGCAAGATTTACCATTAGTATATGATTGGGCACAGTCTCGCGCCAAAGATAGAGCTAGCGGTCAAGGTAGTATTTTTGATTTATTGGGTGGTGGATTTTCTACGCCTAGCAAAACTACCAGCAATGCTTTTGAAACTGCGCCCAAAGCTCCACCTATTTCTGATTTTCCCCCACAAGAAAAGTTGCGATTGGAAAAGGAACTTTTAGGGTTTTATGTGTCAGACCACCCGCTAAAATCTTTAAGACAAATTGCCTCCTTACTGACTCCTATTAATCTTTCACAGCTTGGCGAACAACGAGAAGATACTAAGCTTTGTGCAGTTGTCATGCTCAATAATGTGAAAAAAGTAGTTACTAAAAAAGGTGACTCAATGGCAATTTTGCAAATAGAAGACCTGACAACACAATTAGAAGCTGTAGTCTTTCCTAAAAATTATGAACGAATTAGTTCACTACTAAAAGTTGACGCCAGATTGATTATTTGGGGAAAAGTAGACCGACGAGATGATAAAAATCAATTTATTGTGGAAGAAGCAGAGCCGGTAGAAACAATTCAGATAGTAATGGTGGAACTCAACCCCCAACAAGTAGCTAATATTGATGAATTGCATCGCCTGAAAACAATTTTACAAGAACAATCAGGAGATAAAGAAAAAGCAAAAATGCCAGTAGTTGGAATTGTACAGACTGATAATTCTCGTAAACTTGTACGCTTGGGTTGGCAATTTTGCGTACAAGATTCTAGAATTACTGTCCAAGCTTTGCAAAACGCTAGATTTATTGCTTATTTAAAACCATTGACTAGTAGTTGA
- a CDS encoding S9 family peptidase — translation MNKEQVVKNTAKAPVAEQQPEVLELYGDCRIDNYFWMRDLDNPKVIAYLEAENAYTAAMMEHTEALQTKLYKEMLSKIKETDLSVPYRKDDYYYYSRTEEGKAYPIYCRKKGSLAATEEVLLDENQLAKEHEFFSLGIFDISPNHQILAYSVDTSGSEQYTLFFLDLNTHQLYSESIPDTYFSFAWANDNQTVFYTKIDAANRPYQLYRHTLGTAIAEDILVFEEPDDSYHLYVDKTRSQAYILLTLQSSITTEIHYLEANKPHSKWQLFQPRTTSIEYSIDHHNDDFYIITNEEAINFKLMKTAVANPAKQNWQTIIPHQPEVLLSGISLFANHLVIYERKGGLQTARVRNLSTAAENNITFPEPTYEFSEGNNPEFNTTILRFHYTSFITPQSVFDYNMETHQRELKKETEVLGGYNKTDYQSEWLIAIAQDGTQVPISIVYKKGIKKDGQNPLLLTGYGAYGYAYSATFSSSRLSLLDRGVIFAIAHIRGGEEMGRKWYEDGKLLQKKNTFTDFIACAEYLIADGWTNSDRLAITGGSAGGLLMGAVINMRPELFKSVVAYVPFVDVLTTILDTSLPFSAIEWEEWGNPNEQVYYEYMKSYSPYDNVEAKAYPDLLITAGLNDSRVKYWEPAKWTAKLRELKTDDHILLLKINMGAGHSGASGRYESIREIAFEYTFILDRLGLGNVGT, via the coding sequence ATGAATAAAGAGCAAGTAGTAAAAAATACCGCTAAAGCTCCGGTTGCTGAACAACAGCCAGAAGTTTTAGAGTTGTATGGCGATTGCCGCATCGACAACTATTTTTGGATGCGCGATCTCGACAACCCCAAAGTCATCGCCTACTTGGAAGCAGAAAACGCCTACACTGCAGCCATGATGGAGCATACAGAAGCGCTGCAGACCAAGCTCTACAAGGAGATGCTCTCGAAAATTAAAGAAACAGATTTATCGGTACCATACCGCAAGGATGATTATTACTACTATTCACGCACTGAAGAAGGCAAAGCTTATCCGATTTATTGTCGCAAAAAAGGTAGTCTAGCCGCTACAGAGGAAGTATTGTTAGATGAAAATCAACTAGCAAAAGAGCACGAATTCTTTAGTTTAGGCATATTTGATATTAGCCCCAATCATCAAATATTAGCTTATTCAGTTGATACCAGCGGTTCTGAACAATACACCCTATTTTTTCTAGACCTGAACACACATCAGTTGTACTCAGAGAGTATTCCTGACACTTATTTCTCTTTCGCCTGGGCTAATGATAACCAAACGGTTTTCTACACTAAAATCGATGCTGCTAACCGTCCTTACCAGTTGTATAGGCACACTTTAGGAACAGCGATCGCTGAAGATATCCTAGTTTTTGAAGAACCAGACGACTCTTACCATTTGTATGTCGATAAAACTCGCAGTCAAGCATATATTTTGCTAACATTGCAAAGTAGTATCACCACAGAAATTCACTATTTAGAAGCGAATAAACCTCATAGTAAGTGGCAATTATTCCAACCTAGAACCACAAGTATAGAGTATAGCATTGACCATCACAATGATGACTTTTATATCATCACCAATGAAGAAGCCATCAACTTTAAATTGATGAAAACTGCTGTAGCTAACCCAGCTAAACAAAATTGGCAAACTATAATTCCTCATCAACCAGAGGTATTGCTATCAGGAATTAGCCTCTTTGCTAATCATTTAGTTATTTACGAACGCAAAGGAGGATTGCAAACAGCCAGAGTGCGAAACCTCTCGACAGCAGCAGAAAATAATATTACCTTCCCTGAGCCAACATATGAATTTTCCGAAGGTAATAACCCAGAATTTAATACTACCATTTTGCGTTTTCATTACACTTCTTTCATCACACCGCAATCTGTATTTGATTACAATATGGAAACCCATCAACGGGAGTTGAAAAAAGAAACAGAAGTGCTTGGTGGTTACAATAAAACCGACTATCAAAGCGAGTGGTTAATAGCGATCGCTCAAGATGGAACGCAGGTTCCCATATCTATTGTGTACAAAAAGGGAATTAAAAAAGATGGACAAAATCCCTTGTTGCTCACCGGCTATGGAGCCTATGGCTATGCTTATTCTGCAACCTTTTCCTCCAGTCGCCTATCACTATTAGACAGGGGCGTAATTTTCGCCATTGCTCACATTCGTGGTGGGGAAGAAATGGGGCGAAAATGGTACGAAGACGGTAAACTATTGCAGAAAAAAAACACCTTCACAGATTTTATCGCTTGTGCTGAATATTTAATTGCTGATGGCTGGACAAATAGCGATCGCCTTGCAATTACTGGTGGAAGCGCGGGCGGTTTATTGATGGGAGCAGTCATCAATATGCGTCCGGAATTATTCAAATCAGTAGTCGCCTACGTCCCATTTGTAGATGTCCTCACGACTATTTTAGATACTTCCTTACCCTTCTCAGCAATAGAATGGGAAGAGTGGGGAAATCCCAACGAGCAAGTTTATTATGAATACATGAAATCTTACTCACCATACGATAACGTAGAAGCGAAAGCTTACCCAGATTTGCTAATTACCGCTGGCTTAAATGACTCCCGTGTCAAATATTGGGAACCAGCAAAATGGACAGCCAAATTACGAGAATTGAAAACAGACGATCACATTTTGTTGCTGAAAATCAATATGGGTGCGGGACATAGTGGCGCTTCCGGGCGTTATGAAAGCATCCGAGAAATTGCTTTTGAGTATACGTTTATTTTGGATAGATTAGGTTTGGGAAATGTTGGTACTTGA